GGTCGTAGCCGCGGGCGTCGATCTCCTCGTCGAACTTCACCGTCACGCGGCGCATCATGTCCGCCGCCTCCTGCGAGAGGACGAAGTCGTCGTGGAACTCGCGGATCCCGGCCCGCCGCCTGAGGACGATGCTCGAGAGGACGAAGGGGATGCAGAACTTCGCCTCGAGTTCGTTGCGCGGCACCGGATACCGGAGCGGGTTGAGGATGTTGTGCCCCGCGCGGAAGGTGATCCCGGCGACGTCGTCGGGCGCGAAGTCGTGCTCGGTGACGAGTTCGAGCATCGCGGCCATGCTGGGGTGGCCGAGGCTCCCCGAGGGGAACGGCTTCACGGAGACGCCGGGGTCCAGCAGCGTGTACGGGGAGCCGAGGGCGCCGACCAGCCGCTCGGGTTCGAAGCCGCCGCCGAAGACGCGGAAGAACCCCCAGGGCGCCTCCAGCGCGTCGTGCCCGGCCGTGAAACCGCGGGCGGCGAGGTCGACCGCCAGGATGCCGTTCTCCGCGGCCCGGCCCGCGTGGAGCGGCTTCGTCATCGTGCCGAATCCGAGCCGGATCCCCGATGACAGGCTCGCGGCGATCCCGAGCGCCATCGCGAGGTCGTCCGCCCCCAGCCCGGCCAGCTTCGCCGCCGTGGCGCAGGCGCCGAGCGTGCCGATCGTCGCCGTCGAGTGGAAGCCCTCCATGTAGTGCCTCGGGTCGATCGCCTCGGCGATCTTGCACTCCACCTCGAACCCGATGAGAAAGGCCTCCAGGAACCCGGCCCCCGTGGCCCCTTCCCTCTCCGCCATCGCGTATCCCGCCGCGAGAGGGGCGACCGTCGGGTGCGTGAGGAGCCCGAAGATCCGGTCCGGCGCGTTCGAGAGCTGCGTGTCGTCGAAATCCATCGCGTGGCCCGCCGTGCCGTTCGCCCGCGCGGCGAGCGAGGCGGGGGCGCGCACGTCCGGCGGGCCCAGCACCGTCGCCTGCGGGTTCCCGCCCTGCACGGCAATCTGGTCGCGGACGATGCGCGAGCAGGCGTCCGTCGAGCCGGCGAGGATCACGCCGGTGCCGTCGGTCACGCACCGCCGCCCCTCGGCCAGCAGTCTCTCGGGGAAATCGTCGATCGATGTCTCGAGTATGAAGTCGATGACCGCACGCGTCGCGCTCACTCGTGTTCCTCTCGCCGGGGTTCGTGGTCGTGTGTGTCGGATCCTTCGGGTGCGTCGGGTACGGGTTCGGGCGCTCGCGCCCTCCCGGAAATCAGGCGGCTGCGGACCGCCGGGGCCGCGAAGCTCACCGCCGCCAGCACGAGCAGCACCAGGCTGATCGGGCTCTCCAGGAAGACCGAGTGCGACCCCGAGGACAGGCTCAGCGCCCGCCGATAGTTCGTCTCGATCATGGGACCGAGGATGAGGCCGAGCACCGCCGGCGCCAGCGGGTAGCCGCCCCGCAGCATAGCGAAGCCGACGAGCCCGAAGAAGAGGGCGGCCCACGCATCCGCCGCGTTGCCGCGGAGGGAGAAGGTGCCCACGAGCGAGATCGCGACGACGAGCGGCATCAGGATCGACGGCCGCAGCCGGACGACCCGTGTCCACAGGGGGATCCCGAGGCGTCCCACGGCCAGCATGAGGAGCACCGCCACCACGAATCCCGCGTACAGCGCGTAGACGAGTTCGGAGCGCTCCGTCATGAGCAGCGGACCCGGCGCCACGCCCTGCACGGTGAGCCCCCCGAGGAGGACCGCGGCGCTGGCGGAACCGGGGATCCCGAGCGCGAGGAGCGGGATCATCGCCGCCCCCACGCACGAGTTGTTCGCGGCCTCCGGCGCCGCGATTCCCGCCGGCAGGCCCGTCCCGAACCGCTCCGGCGTCTTCGAGACCCGGCGCTCCTCGTTCCACGCGACGATGGACGCAATCGTCGCCCCCGCTCCCGGGATGGCCCCGATCAGACCCCCGATGGCGGATCCCCGCAGAATCGTGCGCCACAGTCCGAACAACTCGCGGGCCTTCGGGAGGGCGCCCGCGATGCCGCCCCCGGGGGGCGTCGACCTGCGCCGGCCCGTCACCGCCGCCAGCGCCTCCGCGATCGCGAAGAAGCCGATCAGCATCGGGACGAGCCCGAGACCGTCCATGAGCGCGTTCGTGCCGAAGGTGAGCCGCGGCGCCCCGGTGAGCACGTCGAGTCCGACGATGAAGAAGAGGAGTCCGAGGAGGGCGCTCACGATCCCCTTGAACGGGTCCTTCCCCACGAGGTTCGCGACGATGGAGAGCCCGAACACGCCGAGCCCGAAGTACTCCGCCGGCCCGAAGGCGAT
This Candidatus Palauibacter polyketidifaciens DNA region includes the following protein-coding sequences:
- a CDS encoding MmgE/PrpD family protein; translation: MSATRAVIDFILETSIDDFPERLLAEGRRCVTDGTGVILAGSTDACSRIVRDQIAVQGGNPQATVLGPPDVRAPASLAARANGTAGHAMDFDDTQLSNAPDRIFGLLTHPTVAPLAAGYAMAEREGATGAGFLEAFLIGFEVECKIAEAIDPRHYMEGFHSTATIGTLGACATAAKLAGLGADDLAMALGIAASLSSGIRLGFGTMTKPLHAGRAAENGILAVDLAARGFTAGHDALEAPWGFFRVFGGGFEPERLVGALGSPYTLLDPGVSVKPFPSGSLGHPSMAAMLELVTEHDFAPDDVAGITFRAGHNILNPLRYPVPRNELEAKFCIPFVLSSIVLRRRAGIREFHDDFVLSQEAADMMRRVTVKFDEEIDARGYDRMRSAIDVRLRDGTELHTEADTYPGGPERPLTREELHDKFRDCASLVMDDVRIDGALDRLERVDGLAHIGDLVNVLSTAPARAAAGVPA
- a CDS encoding tripartite tricarboxylate transporter permease, whose translation is MSAFLDGLLTALQPGNLAALLAGSLLGVFAGAMPGLSSTVGLALVLPVTFALDPTPALLMMVSIYMAAEYGGSITAIAIGVPGSSPALATTFDGYAMTRRGEAGRALGISLFSSMSGGLLGTVLLVLALGPLSRAAIAFGPAEYFGLGVFGLSIVANLVGKDPFKGIVSALLGLLFFIVGLDVLTGAPRLTFGTNALMDGLGLVPMLIGFFAIAEALAAVTGRRRSTPPGGGIAGALPKARELFGLWRTILRGSAIGGLIGAIPGAGATIASIVAWNEERRVSKTPERFGTGLPAGIAAPEAANNSCVGAAMIPLLALGIPGSASAAVLLGGLTVQGVAPGPLLMTERSELVYALYAGFVVAVLLMLAVGRLGIPLWTRVVRLRPSILMPLVVAISLVGTFSLRGNAADAWAALFFGLVGFAMLRGGYPLAPAVLGLILGPMIETNYRRALSLSSGSHSVFLESPISLVLLVLAAVSFAAPAVRSRLISGRARAPEPVPDAPEGSDTHDHEPRREEHE